A part of Aegilops tauschii subsp. strangulata cultivar AL8/78 chromosome 2, Aet v6.0, whole genome shotgun sequence genomic DNA contains:
- the LOC109750933 gene encoding transcription factor PCF6, which yields MELSVAAAAVELGKRGRPDDQDQDHGDAKRLALVPWPPHQQHPSSRIYRVSRGSGGKDRHSKVYTAKGIRDRRVRLSVATAIQFYDLQDRLGYDQPSKAVEWLIKAAAAAIDKLPELDAAAFPNHPASANKQSSALHAEVDGSQLQQQQLTRSGCSSTSETSKGSVLSLSRSDSRVKARERARDRSASVKDKDDSVTAAVRGRAPSAQAASFTELLTGLAAATPAVAQHKQHNSWQQMTASATADYLGFSQPRKSGHGMLHTFASPAPHLGNIAPVAMAPAQHFSLSAGGGDSQTEMPHFSFSHDHYMPVHAAPASGPAVDYSLNFSMSSGLVGVNNTRGTLQSNSQPHLSGHHHHHHQQLQRLSTPLDAPHIPFLFSPAVAVASPTTAESHFGAAAALQLWEGFRHSDMKEKGKN from the coding sequence ATGGAGCTCAGCGTCGCCGCCGCAGCCGTGGAGCTCGGCAAGCGGGGCCGCCCCGACGACCAGGACCAGGACCACGGGGATGCCAAGCGGCTGGCGCTCGTGCCGTGGCCGCCGCACCAGCAGCACCCCTCCTCGCGGATCTACCGCGTCTCGCGCGGCTCCGGCGGCAAGGACCGCCACAGCAAGGTCTACACGGCCAAGGGCATCCGCGACCGCCGCGTCCGCCTCTCCGTCGCCACCGCCATCCAGTTCTACGACCTGCAGGATCGCCTTGGCTACGACCAGCCCAGCAAGGCCGTCGAGTGGCTCATCAAGGCTGCCGCCGCCGCAATCGACAAGCTCCCCGAGCTCGACGCCGCCGCCTTCCCCAACCACCCGGCCTCAGCCAACAAACAGTCTTCTGCTCTTCACGCGGAGGTCGACGGCTCGCAgctccagcagcagcagctcacCAGATCGGGCTGCAGCAGCACGTCCGAGACCAGCAAGGGCTCCGTCCTCTCGCTCTCTCGCTCCGACAGCCGCGTCAAGGCCAGGGAGCGCGCGCGCGACCGCAGCGCCTCTGTGAAGGACAAGGACGACTCGGTCACTGCCGCCGTGCGCGGCCGCGCCCCGTCGGCGCAGGCGGCTTCCTTCACCGAGCTCCTCACTGGATTGGCGGCCGCCACCCCAGCTGTTGCTCAGCACAAGCAGCACAACTCGTGGCAGCAGATGACCGCGTCTGCCACCGCGGACTACCTCGGCTTCTCCCAGCCCCGAAAATCCGGGCACGGGATGCTGCACACCTTCGCCTCCCCGGCCCCGCACCTGGGCAACATTGCGCCCGTCGCCATGGCCCCAGCGCAGCACTTCAGCTTATCAGCCGGCGGCGGCGATTCGCAGACGGAGATGCCGCACTTCTCCTTCTCGCACGACCACTACATGCCCGTCCATGCGGCGCCAGCGTCGGGTCCGGCAGTAGACTACAGTCTCAACTTCTCCATGTCCTCGGGTCTTGTGGGTGTCAACAACACTAGGGGGACCCTTCAGTCCAATTCGCAGCCGCACCTCTccggccaccaccaccaccaccaccagcagcTCCAGAGGCTGTCTACTCCACTGGATGCTCCGCACATACCCTTCTTGTTCAGCCCAGCCGTCGCGGTGGCCTCCCCCACCACAGCGGAGAGCCACTTCGGCGCGGCGGCCGCATTGCAGCTCTGGGAGGGGTTCCGGCACTCCGACATGAAGGAGAAGGGCAAGAACTGA